One part of the Deltaproteobacteria bacterium genome encodes these proteins:
- a CDS encoding SDR family oxidoreductase, whose amino-acid sequence MAFGLWRAGCRVVLVGRNREKAEAHFREWGSPASEARFFRADATKRDEVAGIIPAVTEWFGRIDIWINGAGINPPVPYLELTDEQFEAVLTTNLKSVHLGCQLIGKHWIDHGQKGCIINMSSMSALRPLSRVFVYSLTKAALWNLTQNLAREWAPHGIRVNALCPGFFPAEQNRKVLDESRVRAIMDHTPMGRFGDPEELVGATLLLASDRAGSFITGSNLVVDGGFSATSI is encoded by the coding sequence ATGGCTTTCGGGCTCTGGCGGGCAGGATGCCGGGTCGTCCTTGTGGGGCGGAATCGGGAGAAGGCGGAGGCCCATTTTCGGGAGTGGGGAAGCCCGGCGAGCGAGGCCCGTTTCTTCAGGGCCGATGCCACAAAGCGGGACGAGGTGGCCGGGATCATCCCTGCCGTGACCGAATGGTTCGGCCGTATCGACATCTGGATCAACGGGGCAGGCATAAATCCTCCGGTTCCCTACCTTGAGCTGACCGACGAGCAGTTCGAGGCCGTCCTGACAACCAACCTGAAATCGGTCCACCTCGGCTGTCAGTTGATCGGGAAGCACTGGATAGACCACGGCCAGAAGGGGTGCATCATCAACATGTCTTCCATGTCTGCCCTCCGCCCCCTGAGCCGGGTGTTTGTATACAGTCTTACCAAGGCGGCCCTTTGGAACCTCACCCAGAACCTGGCCAGGGAGTGGGCTCCCCACGGGATTCGTGTCAACGCCCTCTGCCCCGGTTTCTTCCCGGCCGAACAGAACCGGAAGGTGCTGGACGAGTCGAGGGTGAGAGCCATCATGGACCACACCCCAATGGGACGGTTCGGGGATCCAGAAGAACTGGTCGGGGCGACCCTGCTGCTCGCCTCTGACAGGGCGGGGAGCTTTATCACGGGATCAAACCTCGTGGTGGACGGCGGATTCTCCGCCACTTCGATTTGA